Within Portunus trituberculatus isolate SZX2019 chromosome 3, ASM1759143v1, whole genome shotgun sequence, the genomic segment agagagagagtgtgttactgtgtgtttTGCATCATAATTCCTCCATAATGTTACTGTTTGTGTTTTGTAGCATTATTCCTCTATAAAAAGTGTTACTGTTGTAGTGATGGAAGtagagggaagatggagagctGTAACAGTGGTTGCCAGTTTTAATGTGGTCAGGACGGTAGCTTGCCTTTGACTGCCCACAGAAACCACAGGGTTCACCAAATCAATTAAACAAACCCCCATAATACAGAGAATCGAATCCTCGAGTCAAATGAAGCAATGTTTCAAACAATACAATTACCTGAAATTCAGGTATCACAAAAGCAGATTATATAGTTATACTACAGTTACTGTGTTTTGTAGCCTTATTCCTCTATAAAAAAACCATTACTGTGCATTTTGTAGTATCATATTATTCTATATCTCTAGAAAATATTGTTTTATATCGCTATTCCTAATTATTTAGAAAAGAAATGGTCAGACATCTATGCATGAAAATAGTCAATTATTTCCTAAACCATTCTTTCCCTCTAACACAAACTGACCCCATTGCTGTGTTACTATGTATGTGAAATGCTTAATAAAGAGAAATTAGCATCAGATTCTATAAAAGCATCAATACATGCATTTACTAATTGCTACTACTCTTTCCCCTACTAagctcctcctcacacacttcCCAGACACTTACTTGATGTGACAGCTCTTTCATCTCCCATCCAGAAGTTCACAGCATCAGGACTCCTCCCCAGGGCCTCTGAGAACCAGGGAATCTCAGGAGCAGCGTCACTCATGATCTCCGAAAACTCCTCTGTGAAATTTGAGTTTTGTTTCTGAATGTAGAAGATCTGTGGGGAGAAAttggagaaaaaggaagtgaagaatgaaACTAAGGTGGATTAAGAAGTTTTGTCTCTGAATGTGGAAGATCTGTGGTGgataaattaatgaaggaagtgaaaaatgaagcTGAGGTGAATTGTGAAAGTCAAATATGGGAAACTGGGAGGTGATTCTGTCTGTGTTAAGGATTTTGAATGGGTGTGAAGGATTATGTTGATAGTGagtgatataaaaaaatatacttatATGTAACTGATAACTAAATATAAGTAGagtgggttaggttaaattaggttagattatgttgGATTATACTTGGTTAGGTGaagctaggttaagttaagtaagTTTTGGTGTAAGTTAAATTAAGTttcattaagttaggttaggttagatcaggttaaaTTAGAcaaagttagattagattatatAAAGTTATGCAAGGTTATGTCAGCTTGAGTTGGTTaacttgggttaggttagatcaggctAGGTTAGATTTAGCAAGATTACATTAGATCAGGTTAGACCAGGGGTGTCAAACACGCTGCCCGCGCATGCGACCACACACTACTATGTGCGGCCAGCACCAGGAACTAAGGTAAAtgatgtttccttttctttactggtTTATCTTTTGGCTACGTGTGTGCAAACGCGAGTGAAGGtagaatatattattattattattattattattattattattattattattatatattacctattattattattattattattattattattattattatataattacctattattattattattattattattattattattattattattattattattattaatattattatggtCATACGTGATTATCTGGCCCGCACATTGAATGTGAAGGTGAAATCTGGCCCCTTGGGATAAATGAGTTTGACACCCCTGGGTTAGACTGAATTAGACTGGAATAAATAAGGCTATGTAAAGTATGTCAGcttgggtcaggttaggttaggtttgattagctCCTCACCCCAGTCTGACTGTCAGGATCCTCCATGATGTCAAGAAACTTGCCAAACTTCATCTGTCGCTCCTCGGGCATGACAAAATAGCGGCCATTGGGAGCGTCAGCATAGCCATTGGGTGTCACCGCCACAGacacctccttctcccccaGCCTGGCCCTGGCAATCAGTGACAGAGCTGAGTCAGTACAGATGGGGATCAGGAAAGTGAATTTAAGTTATACCAGAATTAGGAAGTGAAATAAGATGGTTCAGCAAAAGGAATCAGGTACAGAGGTGAattaggagagaaaatgaatgctGTACTATGattaaaaagggaaataaaatacagtagtttaacaacaaaaatgagctacaaaggtgaatgaaggaagagaaataggactTATGCTccagttaaaaaataaaatggtttagCAACACAAAATTGggtaaaaagatgaatgaaggaagataaatcAGAGTTATACTACAattaagaagggaaaagatggcTTTGAAGAGCATAATGAATTAAAAAGACACAGTACTGTTTTAGAGGAGCAAAATTACTAGAAGAGGCTTGACACTGGCTAGGAGgagcaaaattaatgaaaaaaaggcttTATACTGGTCTAGGAGTGCAAAATGAATGACATAAGGCCCAACACAAGCTTGGGgtaaaatgaataggaaaaaatagaccTACATATGTGCACTAGCTTCCTACAACCACTGCACTGTATACTAACTAAAGATATATacaaaaacatgaaggaaaaaccGTTAATAGTTACAATATTTACATTTCCAGTAGTGCTTAACCTTCCTATCCCTTCCATAATGCACTCCTCTCTTACTCTAATCTACAACACCTGAAATATCACACCAAGACAGCAAGGTCAAGGATTAGTGACCACCAACTGACCTTAAGTAATCTGGTGTCCACTTGGTGAGGGCCGGCCAATGTTTAGTGACACCTTGCAGGATAACTGGTTTGTTTGATGCCACCCAATCCCGGTAAAACTCCAAGGGCGAGGGAACGGCATCCAGAACTGGCACTTGGCTGTTCAGGTATAGCTCTGGGGTGAGTGAGTTGGAAATTAATGCGAGGTATAGAGATGAGGAGAAGTAATACATGCAGAGATggataaggagaaaaatttGAACTTATATTAGATtgatatggaaagaaaacatgatagaaaaattaaggaaggaaaaaaatgtatagcttTAGAGTTAATGAGTTAAAACTGAATGTCAGGTAcagagatgaggggagaaatATTATATGCAgagatagataagagaaaaaaatttacttgtagataacagaaaaaaaaaaaaaaacattatatacaACAAAATTAGGAACAGTGCTTGAGTTAGAAATTAATGTGAGGTGTActaggaatgagggaggaaatatTATATGCAGATATGAATAAGGGGAAAATTTTAACTGATATTAGATAGATATGCAAAGAAAACATTATAGCAAaattaggaaggagaaaatgtatAGCTTTGAGATCTAGAAATTAATGTCAGGtacagagataaggagagaagtaaTATATGCAgagatagataagagaaaaaattgacttatacatagaaaataagggaaaaaaaaaaaattacagtgaAATTAGGAATGATGCTTGAGTTAAAAATTAATGTGAGGTGTATTAAAATGAGGGGAGAAATATTATATGCAGGgatggataagagaaaaaaaatatagactcGTACCAGGcatataaggaaataaatcattATAACagaattaagaaaggaaaaatatatgcagAGATAAAGGGGAAAAGATTGGACTTGTactagggaaaaataaataaataaaaaaaataaaaagatagcaaaattaagaaggaagaaaatgtatagCTCTGGAGTGAAGAAATTATAAATGAATGTCAGGtacagagatggagaaggaatacaTGCAGAGAtggacaagaggaaagaaatatggaCTTAAACTaggcagatagaaaaaaatcattataacaaaactaagaaggaaaaatgtaaagctCTAGGGTGAGTTGGAAATTAATGACAGGTAtagaaataagggaagaaataatATATGCAGAGATGGATAAGGGAAAAATATGGACTTAAACTaggcagatagaaaaaaataaataaataaaatcattacAACAAAACTAAGAAGGTAAAGTGTACAGCTTAAGGATTAATAAGTTAGAAATTAATGTCAgataaagagatggagaagtaaCATATGCAGaggtggagaagagggaaagaaaattggaCTTATACCAAGcagataaggaataaaaaaaaaaaaaaaaaaaaacattactgcAAAATTAGGAAGGGGATACAGGTCTAGGGAGAGTTAAAAATGAATGTCATGTATACAGATGAGGGGACAATTTCAGTTATTGTaccaaaagaagggaaggaaataacatgcaaagatagaaaatggtaaaaaattGGGTTTAGCTATACGGTACAAggcagataagaaaaaaatgaagaaaaactgatATAGCAAAATTAGGAAGGGAAATAAGTTGTACAGAAGTAGATAAGGCACGAAAAAAATGAGTTTGAAAAAATcaggaagggaaataagacatatatagaaggaaaaaaaaaatcagattaaAATTAGGAATGTAAGTCAGGTATAGAGAAAcatgaaggtaaaggaaagaacaaacaaataaatgaaggaagaacatgaacaagaaaaacaaaaacaagaataatgaatTTGAaccagaacaaaaagaagatgaagaagaacaacacaaaaccaaacaaataaataattaactctgaataagaacaagagcagTAATGGTAACAGtaagatggtagtagtagtagtagtagtagtagtagtagtagtagtagtagtagtagtagtagtaaactcaCCATTGGCTTCTGTTGATAGTTTAAGCAATGCctctttaattcttccttctgGTGGTGGGTTGAACATCTCCAGCTCTTCTGAACACACCAGGGAACatgtgaggagaggtgaggaaaggttAAAATTGACATTAGGTTACCACtacaaaaaagatgaggaaagagtacaaaagCATGGGAAAACTGACACTGAGCGACCCAACGtaagagaaaatacaatgaaataaaataatcaaatagtGAGGAAACAGGGTATACAAAAGCATTGGAAAACTGACATTGAGGAACCCCTGtcagagaaaataagataaaatataaaaaactttGAGGAAATGGTACAAAATCTGGGGAAAACTGACACTTAAGAACCGCCCTGTcagagaaaataagatagaataaaaaaaataaagaggaaacggTGAAAAATCAGGGAAAAAACTTCTGTGATACCTGTGAATAAAAAGTGATGAgggaacacaaaacaaatataaacatgaaataatgataaaaaaaagacactaagggaacaaaataaacacaaaggcataatataatgaaaaaaaaatactaatggaacaaaattaacacaaagcctaacttaaaaaaaagaaatcaacagAAACGTAAATGTGATAAATTtgagtttcaaccaatataccctatcttatatttctttttccctatatCTAACAAGCTTATGGACCTCCTCGGAAAGTGgggttttaacctaacctaacctaaccccattttccaatagggtaaaatggggttagaaatgctcatagaagtgtgatctagaccgtgagaatgtgcATATTTACATGTGGTCTATTGGTTCAAACTGCAATAATTCCGTAAATGCTcaataataacactaaataaCCAGTTTTTCCTTTACTCAGGATACACTACAGACTTGTAAATGTAACCTGTGAGAAAAACCCTTGCATAACCCTCACATAAACATTACCTCACGTTAACTGTTAATTCAAGGTTACTTACGACATATTAAAGACATAAATATACTCTCCCAATACCAAGAGAAAACTGGAATGCATAACAGTAACATTCACTCCTCTATAGACttcaggccttttttttttttcatttaatgccAAAATGTGTTTGGTATATATAAGCAATTATCGCATATTACTCACCTGTGCCACCTGAGCAATCCTCCATGGTGGTAATAAGGTGTAGGACTGtacgtggtgttttttttaaaggtcCACTGAGAGGTAAACAAACCACGTGGGCGCCGCTCTGCCAGACGTACAACGGTCCAAAGACGGCAAagtatctttattctttattacgGTCTTTGCGCTGGGCTCTCCCTATTGTTTTGTGAGATTTCCTTAcaataccaataaaaaaaattcctttaATCTTCAAAAAATTAATTAAGAGGGGTATATAAActattctctcctttcgtcccatttcacacacacacacacacacacacacatggcagttCGCTGTTCACCTCAGCTGTAGCAATCAGTCAGTCGCTACGGTGCACtacacaccaccgccacaccacaaccatcacacaccataacataccacgcaacaccacaccaaaccacaactaccatcacacaccataacatacaacacaacactacaccagactaccaccgccacacacacgtaccattacacaccacaccaccactatcatcacacaCGTACCGTACTACACTACCACTGCAACATGCACCGCTACCATCACACtatacacaccacaccatcacactaCATCACCAAccccgccacaccacaccacacacaccaccgctaCCATGACACACTATATGCTACAGTACCACCACGCCACgtgcaccactaccatcacactaTACACCACACCGCACTATATATGTTACAGTAAGAACACGTACCTAGGGATTACGCGTAATGCCAACAAACTTAAATTATCAATGATCTTATATCAATTCTTCATCATTACACTTTCTTTCAGTGTTATATTAAAATCTAATGCCAACAAACTTTAATTATCAGTGATCTTATATTAATCCTTcaccattacatttttttcaagtgttacaTTCAATTCTGATATCAACAAACTTAAGTTATcaattatcttatattaaaatcCTCGAGTCAAATGAAGCAATGTTTCAAACAATACAATTACCTGAAATTCAGGTATCACAAAAGCAGATTATATAGTTATACTACAATTACTGTGTTTTGTAGCCTTATtcctctataaaaaaaacattactgtGCATTTTGTAGTATCATATTATTCTATAtctctagaaaatattatgTTTTATATCGCTATTCCTAATTATTTAGAAAAGAAATGGTCAGACATCTATGCATGAAAATAGTCAATTATTTCCTAAACCATTCTTTCCCTCTAACACAAACTGACCCCATTGCTGTGTTACTATGTATGTGAAATGCTTAATAAAGAGAAATTAGCATCAGATTCTATGTAAAAGCATCAATACATGCATTTACTAATTGCTACTACTCTTTCCCCTACTAagctcctcctcacacacttcCCAGACACTTACTTGATGTGACAGCTCTTTCATCTCCCATCCAGAAGTTCACAGCATCAGGACTCCTCCC encodes:
- the LOC123509404 gene encoding bifunctional peptidase and (3S)-lysyl hydroxylase Jmjd7-like isoform X2; this encodes MEDCSGGTEELEMFNPPPEGRIKEALLKLSTEANELYLNSQVPVLDAVPSPLEFYRDWVASNKPVILQGVTKHWPALTKWTPDYLRARLGEKEVSVAVTPNGYADAPNGRYFVMPEERQMKFGKFLDIMEDPDSQTGIFYIQKQNSNFTEEFSEIMSDAAPEIPWFSEALGRSPDAVNFWMGDERAVTSMHKDHYENIYCVIRGYKDFILLPPTDSPWVPYRAYKPATYKETTPGNFTIEPSPGEEVPWICIDPLNPDFVSFPQYRHASPVCCRVKAGEALFLPSLWYHHVRQSQGCLAVNFWYDMEYDLRYNYHKLLQSLSWLREPR